DNA sequence from the Luteibaculum oceani genome:
CTGCGACTCTTACAAACTTGGTCCGCAATTGAATCACTTCATGTATTCTAGCGGCCCTTTCTTCAGTTATATGTTCGCGCAGGGCAGAAATTATAGCTTGCTTAGATTTCATTGCGGCAAATTAAAGTCATTTAGCTTTAATTAAAGTCTATATAGCAAGTTGAAAAATGGTGTAAAAGCCCCGTAATCTATACCGTTCGAAATAACCTTTCCAACTCCAGGAACTAAATATGCTTGGTTGAAAAACGGTCCTTTCTTTTTACTCCATAATCGTCCAGCGCTAAAATCGAGTTCAATTTCGAGTCGCATTCTATCGCTCAATGGAATTTTGGATGAAATCCGAATGTAGGTTCCATTGGATATCAGCCTATTCTCTATATCAAACTCACCGGGTTGAAAATATTCTCCTCCAAAGGTTGCTATTCCTGTTTGATTGAAAGAAGAATAGAAGTATCCAATTCCGAAAGACATGGTTTGACTTTTGGTCTGGACACCAAACGCAAACTTTAAAAAAGTTCCGGCGCTTCTATAGTTGTTTACGTTTCTTAGCTTTTGCTTGTATTTGGCCGATTCGTAGCCAATCATAGACTCTAGGAATAGCACTCCTGTTGGACGCCAAATTATTTTAGCCGTTGGTCTGAAACGGTGTATGGTAGAATCCGCAGCAGCTGCAAAAATCGACATCAAAGCCATTCCATTTAAATCTACTCCGACCTGAACCGAAGGGTATTCATCGCTAGAATACCCCATTGGACCATATTGTTGGGGAGTAGGGTTGGTTTCCTGGGCCATAATAAAATGTGCCTGAAACCCTATAAGTAGGCAGATTAAAAACTTATTCATAGCGCAGGGTTATTTCGTAGTTATGAGAACCGCAAGAATTCATCACGCCGCTACCAAACTGCACACAGGTTACATCGAAACTAGATTGCTTTAGTCGCTCAGAGATTAAGCGCATACAGTAGCCTTCGTTTATGCTTGCTGTTTCTCTAATGTGTCTTTCGTACGTAATTAAAAGGGTATCTACTTGTGCCCCTCTTTCAAATAAAAACAGGGTGGAATCGGCACTCAAGCTTAGCGGGATGTAACCGGTAGAGGATAAGTTCCAGTTTCCCTTTCCACCTAATCCATATACCCGATCGAAATTCGTTTGAACCTCCTGGTTGTTGGCGTCGACAAAGTTTAGATATACTTTTATCTCTTTTTGCACACAATTATCACAAGAGAGAGTGACGAACGTGAGTAGAAGGATAAATATTTTAGATAGCCTCATATTTCACTATTTACAAGGCTAATCTAAACTAAAATTTGACTTTTAACGCAGATTATTTTTGCAATGCCATCCTGTTTTTAGGGGTAACTGCCTGGTTACTAAAGATTTTATTTTGGTACTTAAAATAACCGGCCATCGCAATCATAGCACCGTTGTCTGTGCAAAATTGAAATTCAGGAATATATAATTCCATACCATTTTCCTCGGCCAAAGATTTAAGTGCATTTCTCAAATAGGAATTGGCCGAGACACCTCCGGCAATTGCCAAACGGTTGATGTTTTCGGCCTTTAAAACTGCCTTTACCTTGTCTAGCAAATAATCTACAATAACGTGCTGGTATGATGCGCAAATGTCGTTGATATGCTCTTGAATAAAGTTTGGATTTTGCTTCATACCGTCCTCCAAGAAATAAAGAAGGGCAGTTTTTAATCCACTAAAGCTGTAGTTATATCCAGGTACCGAGGGTTTGGTAAATTCATATTTTAAGGGGTTACCTTCTCTTGCTTGCTTGTCGATATGCGGACCACCTGGGTAGGGTAGGCCCATTAACTTGGCCCCCTTGTCAAAAGCTTCACCTGCAGCATCATCTAACGTTTCCCCTAATATTTCAAAACTAAGAGGACTATTCACTTTAACAATTTGAGTATGTCCCCCAGAAACCGTTAAACATATAAATGGACACTCCGGGATAGATCTACCCTCCATCTCTATGAAATGGGCAAGAATGTGAGCCTCCATGTGGTTTACCTCGATAAGAGGGATATCCAGACCTAGCGCCAATGATTTTGCAAAAGAGACACCTACCAGAAGGGCTCCCATTAATCCAGGTCCTCTTGTAAAAGCAATTGCCGATAACTCTTCTTTGTTAATGCCAGCTTTCTTTAAAGCCTCATCAACCACTGGAACAATGTTTTTCATATGTGCTCTGCTCGCTAGCTCCGGAACTACCCCTCCGTAGTTGGCATGCACCTCCTGAGTACATATAACATTGCTCAACATTTTGTTTCCTCGCAAAACTGCAACCGAAGTTTCGTCGCACGAAGATTCTATTCCTAATATGTAAACCTTGTCTTTATTCGTTATCATTACATTTGCAAAGAATTTAAAGGCCATAAAACAACTCAAAAAAATAGGAATCGCTTTGGCGGTATTAATCAGTTTACTGATTACACTGGCCTTTCTTCTGTTTTATGTAGATCGCTTTCAAACTTTCACTGCAAATTTAGCAGCAAATTACCTTAAGAAAGAAACGGGAATAGATATTAATATTAGGTCTTTAACGGTTCGTTTCCCAAATACCATAAAACTTTCGGGATTAATGGTAAAAGACCTCAGGGGCGACACGCTATTGTACTCTGATTTTGTTAGTACTTCCTATCGATCATTTATTTCTTTGGAGAACGAATTGGTGTTAGGGAATTCGGAGTTAAATAATTTCCTTTTTAGAATACATACACCCGAAAATGATAGTCTAACGAATTTAGATCGTGTTTTAGAGAAGATCGAAGGCGGCGAAAGTTCGGATTCTACAAGCTTTAAAATGCTAATAGATGGTGTTCAATTAATGGGGGGGAAGTTTTATCTGACTGGCGCCAGAGACACTTTAATTGATGATATAGATTATTCTAACCTGCACGTTAAGGAAATAAATGCCGCGATTAGTGAGTTTGGATTGTGGGGTGACTCGCTTCGTTTGAATATCGATACCCTTCATGCTATTGAACCTCAAGGCCTTTATCTAGAGCGATATCAAGGGGTTTACGCCTACACCAACCACGCAATGTATTTCGAAGATTTTACCCTTAGATCTAAATCTTCATTAATTCAGGGAGATCTCAAGTTTAAATACAATAGTGCTGCCGATTTTTCAGACTTTAATAATAAAGTTGTTTTGGAGGGGAGTCTGAAACCCTCTACGGTAATACCATCTGATCTGACGGTGTTTGTACCCTCCTTTAAAAAGTTATATAATCAATTTACCATTTCTGGAAACATAAAAGGGCCTATTTCAGAGCTTACCGGAGACGACATGAAATTTTCCTGGGGGCAAAAATCTGTGTTTAAAGGTAAATTCTATACTTACGGTTTGCCGGATATTGAACAAACCTATATCGATTTCGAAATCGATCAGATTGTAACCGATTACAGAGACTTGAAATCCGTTTCAATATTGGTAAATGAAAAGGGAAGTATCATTCCAGAAAACATAGCATCCCTGGGTAAAATTGAATTTGGAGGATCTTTTAGCGGATTTATTCACGATTTTGTGGCTTACGGAAGGCTACAATCAGAGATAGGAAACTTAGATTCAGATTTATCCCTAAATAGTGAATCAGAAATTGTTAAGTACAGCGGAGAATTAAGGTCAAAGGAATTTGATTTAGGGGCCTATTTCAACAATAAAACTCTAGGGAAATTAACAGCCCAGCTAACGGTTAATGGAGTAGGTCTTACCCAAGAAACACTGGATGCAAATGTAAAGGGGAGGGTAAAACAACTCACAGTAAAAGAATATAAATACCGCGACCTTCAACTTGACGGGAAGTTCCGAGATAGGCGCTTTAATGGAGAGTTTAACTCCCTGGATCCCAATCTTAATATCAATTTTAAAGGGTTGGTGGATTTTAGAAAAAAGCTTCCGCTCTACGACTTTACAGCGGATCTATACCAGGTTAATTTATCGGCCTTAAATTGGCTTAGCGATACCATAGAGGGCGCATTTACGGGTAGGGTGGATATTAATGCCAAGGGAAATGAATTTTCCAATTTTACTGGAACCGCAAAGGCCAGAAATATCTCCTACTGTAATAAGTACAAAGAGTTTTACCTAGGAAATATTGAGTTATACACCAGAAATGTACCTCAACGAGAGATAAACATTAGCTCAACGGTTGGTTCTCTTAAACTTGTTGGCGAGGTGTACCCAGAAACTTTGGTAGATGACTTAAATGAAACACTAGCGGATATAAGCGCCATATATTTTACCGAACCTAAACGAAAGCAACGGACAGGACCTAGTCAGGATTTTACCATTGAATGCTATTTAACCAATGCAGAACTGCTCTCTGGTGTACTTAATCGAGACTTTAATTTCGAAGGTAATTTTCAGCTGCTGGGATACTACCGTAGCTATGGGAATAAAGTTGGATTTAATGCGGTTTGCCAAAATATATCCTACGGCGAAAATGTGTTTCAAAAGCTTATCACCGAAGGTTCTAAAAATGGTCCTGTAACAGATTTATG
Encoded proteins:
- the tsaD gene encoding tRNA (adenosine(37)-N6)-threonylcarbamoyltransferase complex transferase subunit TsaD → MITNKDKVYILGIESSCDETSVAVLRGNKMLSNVICTQEVHANYGGVVPELASRAHMKNIVPVVDEALKKAGINKEELSAIAFTRGPGLMGALLVGVSFAKSLALGLDIPLIEVNHMEAHILAHFIEMEGRSIPECPFICLTVSGGHTQIVKVNSPLSFEILGETLDDAAGEAFDKGAKLMGLPYPGGPHIDKQAREGNPLKYEFTKPSVPGYNYSFSGLKTALLYFLEDGMKQNPNFIQEHINDICASYQHVIVDYLLDKVKAVLKAENINRLAIAGGVSANSYLRNALKSLAEENGMELYIPEFQFCTDNGAMIAMAGYFKYQNKIFSNQAVTPKNRMALQK